A single region of the Vagococcus teuberi genome encodes:
- a CDS encoding DUF4097 family beta strand repeat-containing protein, with the protein MVFVLLIVFSFVYFIWNLIKYGHFSFLIALIFGNSLFGLGLLRDINHKSTKRMSFFTLIFVIISFFIMYSIHYKLFFYKGEIVDESIQLNQNSFESLTLTGDFPINLTIEQTSSTYPSIKLKGKMTKGSKEALKELIDNKEMVIDLGQKTPMSLFTAMGELDVSLSIPKSTEKNLVLDFENADIQARDILVRHFDITVETGNIVLEDIDSQHLRVVSEKADLLVNSFDTPIEVNNEKGKSIIKNGVGNMTVKTQTGFTNLLNINGDKANVVNNRGKLIMTDTSLDKVNITSDKNTLVIENQIGHTTLNIKNGNIILRENQGTLDVVNGQGSVIITQHKPIKGSIKSESGLVKWFQYVDEDNEAPDFLVKSGNKNVRNDFKNSADIDKGKVFEIETVTSEIDIIKK; encoded by the coding sequence GTGGTATTTGTATTATTAATTGTCTTTAGTTTTGTATATTTCATTTGGAATTTAATAAAGTATGGTCATTTTAGCTTCCTGATTGCTCTTATATTTGGTAATTCTCTTTTTGGTTTAGGTTTATTAAGAGATATAAATCATAAATCAACGAAACGCATGTCTTTTTTTACTCTTATTTTCGTAATTATATCGTTTTTTATAATGTATAGCATCCACTATAAATTATTCTTTTATAAGGGTGAAATAGTCGATGAAAGTATTCAACTAAATCAGAATTCATTTGAATCGCTGACATTAACAGGTGATTTTCCGATTAATTTAACGATTGAGCAAACAAGTAGTACATATCCTAGTATAAAGCTAAAAGGGAAAATGACCAAAGGCAGTAAAGAAGCCTTAAAAGAATTGATAGACAATAAAGAGATGGTCATCGATTTAGGACAAAAAACACCGATGTCCTTATTTACTGCAATGGGCGAATTAGATGTATCGTTAAGTATTCCGAAATCAACGGAAAAAAATCTAGTGCTAGATTTTGAAAATGCGGATATCCAGGCTAGAGATATTTTGGTTAGACATTTTGATATAACGGTGGAAACAGGTAATATTGTGTTAGAAGATATTGATAGTCAACATCTCAGAGTGGTAAGTGAAAAAGCCGATTTATTAGTTAATAGTTTTGATACACCGATTGAAGTAAATAATGAAAAGGGAAAAAGTATTATTAAAAATGGTGTAGGTAACATGACTGTCAAAACGCAAACAGGGTTTACTAACTTACTCAATATTAATGGTGATAAAGCCAATGTCGTAAATAATAGGGGCAAACTAATTATGACAGATACTTCACTGGATAAAGTTAATATCACAAGTGATAAAAATACTTTGGTGATTGAAAATCAAATTGGCCATACAACACTGAATATTAAAAATGGAAACATTATTTTAAGAGAAAATCAAGGAACATTGGATGTAGTTAATGGTCAAGGGTCAGTTATTATAACCCAACATAAGCCTATAAAAGGAAGTATAAAAAGTGAATCAGGATTAGTAAAATGGTTCCAATATGTGGACGAAGATAATGAAGCTCCAGACTTTTTAGTTAAATCTGGCAATAAAAATGTTCGTAATGATTTCAAAAATAGTGCAGATATTGATAAAGGAAAGGTATTTGAAATAGAAACAGTTACTAGTGAAATAGATATTATAAAAAAATAG
- a CDS encoding DNA/RNA non-specific endonuclease, translating to MSTKNKRKKSSPIQYIIGLVVCIILVVAGVKSPDALLDFLPFDNKESSPKTSDTIKKDNPGPIEHGKSRFTANELRDSSKGWVEYGRLDKLGRPTTANALIKPNMINTGTSANQSIRPPGFISGLEPHNHSRGHLIGRQLGGTGDKLENLVTLYQNPVNTPFMTKYENLVRKAADEGETIRYRVEPVYNGNEDMPIAVDIEGKGLSKQSTIDFYVTIENKQ from the coding sequence ATGTCTACAAAAAATAAGCGAAAAAAATCATCACCAATTCAATATATTATTGGATTAGTTGTCTGTATTATATTAGTTGTTGCAGGAGTAAAATCACCGGATGCACTCCTTGATTTTTTACCATTTGATAACAAGGAATCTTCACCAAAAACAAGTGACACAATAAAGAAAGATAATCCAGGCCCAATTGAACACGGCAAATCTCGTTTCACTGCTAATGAGTTGAGAGATAGTTCAAAAGGATGGGTTGAATATGGCAGATTAGATAAATTAGGTAGACCAACAACAGCCAATGCATTAATCAAACCAAACATGATTAATACTGGAACATCTGCCAACCAAAGTATTCGTCCACCTGGTTTTATTTCAGGTTTAGAACCACATAATCATTCACGCGGTCATTTAATTGGGAGACAACTAGGTGGAACTGGGGACAAATTAGAAAACTTAGTGACTCTATATCAAAATCCTGTAAATACACCTTTTATGACAAAATACGAAAATTTGGTGAGAAAAGCTGCGGATGAGGGTGAAACAATTCGCTACCGAGTTGAACCTGTATATAATGGTAATGAAGATATGCCTATTGCCGTTGATATCGAAGGAAAAGGGCTAAGTAAACAATCAACAATTGATTTTTATGTCACAATAGAAAACAAGCAGTAA
- a CDS encoding ABC transporter ATP-binding protein encodes MSYVELKNVYKRYKMGDNVIVANNDINISVEKGEFVVILGPSGAGKSTVLNILGGMDSCDEGHVIIDGTNIAAFTSKELTKYRRLDVGFVFQFYNLVPNLTAKENVELASQVSPKALDVDSVLDMVQLGHRKNNFPAQLSGGEQQRVAIARALAKNPKLLLCDEPTGALDFETGKHVLAILEETCRKYGTTVIVITHNSEISKMADRVIRINDAQVRSVEKNEHPVKASDLEW; translated from the coding sequence ATGAGTTATGTCGAGTTAAAAAATGTGTATAAACGCTATAAAATGGGAGATAATGTGATTGTTGCAAATAATGACATTAATATTTCAGTTGAAAAAGGTGAATTTGTCGTAATTTTAGGACCTAGTGGGGCTGGTAAATCAACCGTTTTAAATATATTAGGTGGTATGGATAGTTGTGATGAAGGGCATGTCATAATAGATGGAACGAATATTGCAGCATTTACTTCAAAAGAACTGACAAAATATCGTCGGTTAGATGTTGGTTTTGTTTTTCAATTTTATAATTTAGTACCAAATCTGACAGCTAAGGAAAATGTTGAGTTGGCTTCACAAGTATCACCAAAGGCATTGGATGTGGATAGTGTGTTGGATATGGTTCAACTGGGGCATCGAAAAAATAATTTTCCAGCCCAACTATCTGGAGGTGAACAGCAACGTGTGGCGATTGCTAGGGCGTTAGCTAAAAATCCAAAATTATTATTATGTGACGAGCCAACAGGGGCACTTGACTTTGAGACAGGGAAACATGTTTTAGCAATATTAGAAGAAACATGTCGAAAATATGGGACAACAGTGATTGTGATTACCCATAATTCTGAAATTTCAAAAATGGCTGATAGAGTGATTCGTATCAATGATGCACAAGTGAGAAGTGTGGAGAAAAATGAACATCCAGTAAAAGCTAGTGACTTAGAATGGTAG
- a CDS encoding flotillin family protein, with amino-acid sequence MFVAIGLVAFILVMLLIVFVSKYQTAKPDEALIISGSYLGNKNVHADNEGNRVKIVRGGGAFVLPVFQRSNRLSLLSSKLDVSTPDVYTEQGVPVMADGTSIIKIGSSVEEIATAAEQFLGKTREELENEAREVLEGHLRSILGSMTVEEIYQNRDKFSQSVQEVASVDLAKMGLVIVSFTIKEVRDKNGYLDSLGKPRIAQVKRDAEIAEAEASKETRIKKAQAEKESQEAELQRQTEIAEATKEKELKLAAYKQEQDIAKAKADQAYNLESAKAQQHVIEQEMEVKVIERQKQIELEEKEIQRRERQYDSEVKKKADADRYAKEQEALAEKATEVAEAEAQQFKVEAMAKANATQLRMEGQAEADAILAIGEAEAKAKEQIAEAFKQYGEAAVMSMIIEILPELVKQAAQPLGNIEKISVVDTGQGGDNSGANRVTNYATNLLASTQETLKETTGLNVKDMLESFVAKKSE; translated from the coding sequence ATGTTTGTAGCCATTGGGTTAGTTGCGTTTATTTTAGTGATGTTGTTGATTGTGTTTGTTTCAAAATATCAGACAGCTAAACCAGATGAGGCATTGATTATTAGTGGGAGCTATTTAGGAAATAAAAATGTCCATGCTGACAATGAAGGAAATCGTGTCAAAATTGTACGTGGTGGTGGAGCATTTGTTTTACCAGTTTTCCAAAGAAGCAATCGTTTGAGTCTTTTATCAAGTAAATTAGACGTATCAACACCAGATGTTTATACTGAACAAGGTGTACCAGTTATGGCAGATGGAACATCTATTATTAAGATTGGCTCATCAGTTGAAGAAATCGCAACTGCAGCGGAACAATTTTTAGGAAAAACACGTGAAGAATTAGAAAATGAAGCACGCGAAGTATTAGAAGGACATTTACGTTCGATTTTAGGGTCAATGACAGTGGAAGAAATTTATCAAAACCGAGATAAATTCTCTCAAAGTGTTCAAGAAGTAGCCAGTGTAGATTTAGCTAAAATGGGACTTGTGATTGTATCGTTTACTATTAAAGAAGTACGTGATAAAAATGGTTACCTTGATTCATTAGGAAAACCTCGTATTGCCCAAGTAAAACGTGATGCTGAAATTGCTGAAGCTGAAGCAAGTAAAGAAACACGTATTAAAAAAGCTCAAGCAGAAAAAGAATCGCAAGAAGCAGAATTACAGCGCCAAACAGAAATTGCTGAAGCAACGAAAGAAAAAGAATTAAAATTAGCAGCCTATAAACAAGAGCAAGATATTGCAAAAGCGAAAGCTGATCAAGCCTATAATTTAGAAAGTGCTAAAGCACAACAACACGTTATCGAGCAAGAAATGGAAGTTAAAGTCATTGAACGTCAAAAACAAATTGAATTAGAAGAAAAAGAAATTCAACGTCGTGAACGTCAATACGACTCCGAAGTGAAGAAAAAAGCCGACGCGGATCGTTATGCTAAAGAACAAGAAGCCTTAGCAGAAAAAGCAACTGAAGTAGCCGAAGCTGAAGCACAACAATTTAAAGTGGAAGCAATGGCTAAAGCAAATGCTACTCAACTTAGAATGGAAGGGCAAGCTGAGGCGGATGCTATTCTAGCGATTGGTGAGGCTGAAGCCAAAGCGAAAGAACAAATCGCTGAAGCATTTAAACAATACGGGGAAGCTGCTGTTATGAGTATGATTATTGAAATCTTACCTGAATTAGTGAAACAAGCAGCACAACCATTAGGAAATATCGAGAAAATTTCTGTTGTAGATACTGGTCAAGGTGGAGATAATAGTGGAGCGAATCGTGTCACAAATTATGCTACAAACCTTTTAGCTTCTACTCAAGAAACACTAAAAGAAACAACAGGTTTAAATGTTAAGGATATGTTAGAATCATTTGTCGCAAAAAAAAGTGAATAA
- a CDS encoding PadR family transcriptional regulator: protein MKISNQFKKGVLELCVLYLLKNKDRYGYELTQKMNEHIVITEGALYPILRRLVKEEYCSTYLKESSSGPARKYYSLTDKGRQHLEKLFSEWNLFVESVQSLCQEEDNGED, encoded by the coding sequence ATGAAAATTTCGAATCAATTTAAAAAAGGGGTATTGGAACTGTGTGTTTTATACCTACTAAAGAATAAAGATAGATACGGGTATGAATTAACACAAAAGATGAATGAGCATATAGTTATTACAGAGGGAGCATTATATCCTATTTTAAGACGCTTAGTAAAAGAGGAATATTGTTCAACTTATTTGAAAGAGTCTAGCAGTGGTCCAGCTAGAAAGTATTATTCGCTAACAGACAAAGGAAGACAACATTTGGAAAAACTATTTTCTGAATGGAATCTGTTTGTCGAAAGTGTACAATCATTGTGTCAGGAGGAAGATAATGGAGAAGATTGA
- a CDS encoding FtsX-like permease family protein, whose amino-acid sequence MKKKKALWTSTFREIYQSKARFISILLIIMLGVGFYAGIKATGPDMLHTADTYYKDNKLMDTKLVSTTGLEDKDIDLIKGDSKVNIVEPSYSLDVLTEENNHVLKLMSYSSDKNELNLPVLVEGKLPEKEDEIALDTQVLDNQIYKIGDTISIQKDDSDSVSRDKFKIVGFIKSPIYIDNVSRGYTTVGKGTIDYFGYVKEDVFNLPVYTEAYIQYKDTAKLESYSKAYNLAYDKDIKSLKQTLKNRPSEQLDKMKKEANEKLDDAKAKIADGEKQLSDGQTLLSEKEKELNKNKQLLEAAKQQGMPVDAAQEQTLQKASKTLEAEKKKIEEEQQKIKESKEELATSQKKVEDLKEPTYHYFSRDDNPSYSEFQDNADRISSIATVFPVFFFMIAALISLTTMTRMVDEKRGEIGTLKALGYTNFEIALKYIVYSTTASIVGSLAGLLIGYNLFPSVIFDAYGSMYNLPSVIITYYIGYTIQSVIVALLCTLLASLFVLRVDLLSTPALLMRPKAPKPGKRILLERFSWLWDRFSFNQKVTARNLFRYKQRMLMTILGIAGCTAMILTGFGLKDSIGDIVPLQFDKIWHYDATVTFNDDSTTAQKEEYAKIKENDKNITSSLDLSQNNMTVVKKGYTNREVTVDVPKQEKQLADFITFKDRNSDKKYSLNDNGIIINEKLANFFDVKTGDDLTIRDTDNKDVTVKVEAVVENYVMNFAYMTPSYYEKIFGEKPDYNVELLKFDKSLSEIKENELADRLIKSNYAGNVSFTSQIGKAMDDTMSSLNIVVWVLIISAALLAFVVLYNLTNINISERIRELSTIKVLGFYDREVTMYVYRENNILTVLGILVGFVLGVLLHGYVLKTAEIDMMMFPTTIHPISYVLSALLTILFSFIVMLIMHRKLKHVDMIEALKSTE is encoded by the coding sequence ATGAAAAAGAAAAAAGCATTATGGACGTCCACCTTTCGAGAAATTTATCAATCAAAAGCAAGATTTATTTCGATACTACTGATCATCATGTTAGGTGTTGGGTTTTATGCGGGGATAAAAGCAACAGGTCCCGATATGTTACATACAGCTGATACTTACTATAAAGACAACAAATTGATGGATACGAAACTTGTTTCAACAACAGGTTTAGAAGATAAAGACATCGATCTAATCAAAGGCGATAGTAAGGTTAACATAGTTGAACCGTCTTATAGTTTAGATGTTTTAACTGAAGAGAATAATCATGTATTAAAACTAATGTCCTACTCTTCAGATAAAAATGAGTTGAATTTACCTGTTTTAGTAGAAGGTAAGTTACCTGAAAAAGAAGATGAAATCGCACTAGATACACAGGTTTTAGACAATCAAATTTACAAAATTGGTGACACAATTTCGATTCAAAAAGATGATTCAGATAGTGTATCAAGAGATAAATTTAAAATTGTTGGATTTATCAAGAGCCCGATTTATATAGATAACGTTTCGAGAGGATATACGACAGTAGGTAAAGGGACCATTGATTACTTTGGCTATGTCAAAGAAGATGTGTTTAACCTTCCTGTTTATACAGAAGCGTATATTCAATATAAAGACACAGCTAAATTAGAAAGTTATAGTAAAGCATATAATTTAGCATACGACAAAGACATTAAAAGTTTGAAGCAAACTTTAAAAAATCGTCCATCTGAACAATTAGACAAGATGAAAAAAGAAGCAAATGAAAAACTAGATGATGCTAAAGCTAAAATAGCAGATGGTGAAAAGCAATTATCTGATGGTCAAACACTACTCTCTGAAAAAGAAAAAGAATTAAATAAAAATAAACAATTGCTAGAAGCAGCAAAACAACAAGGAATGCCAGTGGATGCTGCTCAAGAACAAACACTACAAAAGGCAAGCAAAACGTTAGAAGCAGAAAAGAAAAAAATAGAAGAAGAACAGCAAAAAATCAAAGAGTCTAAAGAAGAACTCGCAACAAGTCAAAAAAAAGTGGAGGATTTAAAAGAACCGACATATCATTATTTTTCAAGAGATGATAATCCCTCTTATTCTGAGTTTCAAGATAATGCAGATCGGATTTCTTCTATTGCAACAGTGTTTCCTGTATTCTTTTTCATGATTGCAGCTCTTATCTCGCTAACTACGATGACTCGCATGGTTGACGAAAAACGAGGTGAGATAGGAACACTAAAAGCATTAGGATATACTAATTTTGAAATTGCTTTAAAGTATATTGTGTATTCTACAACAGCCAGTATTGTGGGGAGTTTAGCCGGATTGTTAATAGGATATAATTTGTTTCCATCAGTTATATTTGATGCATATGGTAGTATGTATAATTTACCATCAGTGATAATTACTTATTACATTGGTTATACAATTCAGTCAGTTATAGTGGCATTATTATGTACATTATTAGCGTCATTGTTTGTACTTAGAGTTGATTTATTAAGCACTCCTGCTTTACTTATGAGACCTAAAGCACCAAAACCAGGTAAACGAATTTTGTTGGAGCGATTTTCTTGGTTGTGGGATAGGTTTAGCTTTAACCAAAAAGTAACAGCCAGAAATTTATTCCGTTATAAACAACGAATGTTGATGACCATTTTAGGTATAGCAGGTTGTACGGCAATGATTTTGACTGGATTTGGATTGAAAGACTCAATCGGTGATATTGTACCACTCCAATTTGATAAAATTTGGCATTATGATGCAACAGTTACATTTAATGACGATAGTACAACTGCACAAAAAGAAGAGTATGCAAAAATCAAAGAAAACGATAAAAATATTACGTCAAGTCTCGATTTATCTCAGAATAATATGACGGTTGTTAAAAAAGGATACACAAATCGAGAAGTAACGGTTGATGTACCAAAACAAGAAAAACAACTAGCTGATTTTATTACATTTAAAGATCGCAACAGTGATAAAAAGTATTCATTAAATGATAATGGCATCATTATCAATGAAAAATTAGCTAACTTTTTTGATGTTAAAACTGGTGATGACCTTACCATTCGAGATACTGATAATAAAGATGTCACAGTCAAGGTTGAAGCAGTTGTTGAAAATTATGTCATGAATTTTGCTTATATGACACCAAGTTATTATGAAAAAATATTTGGTGAAAAACCAGATTATAATGTTGAACTACTTAAGTTTGATAAATCATTAAGTGAGATAAAAGAAAATGAGTTAGCAGATAGATTAATAAAAAGTAATTACGCTGGCAATGTATCGTTTACAAGTCAAATAGGTAAGGCAATGGATGATACCATGTCTAGTTTAAATATTGTGGTGTGGGTATTGATTATATCTGCGGCATTACTTGCTTTTGTTGTTCTATATAATTTAACAAATATCAATATTTCAGAACGAATTCGTGAGTTATCTACTATTAAAGTATTAGGTTTTTATGATAGAGAAGTAACGATGTATGTTTACCGAGAAAATAACATCTTAACAGTACTAGGTATCTTAGTTGGATTTGTACTTGGTGTATTACTACATGGTTATGTGTTAAAAACAGCGGAGATTGATATGATGATGTTCCCAACCACCATTCATCCAATCAGCTATGTGTTATCAGCCTTATTAACGATTCTGTTTTCATTTATTGTGATGCTAATTATGCATCGTAAATTGAAACATGTTGATATGATTGAAGCATTGAAATCAACAGAATAA